One segment of Corynebacterium atrinae DNA contains the following:
- a CDS encoding DUF7782 domain-containing protein, giving the protein MTRSPLTQLAPELVRVFQDVGFTADGIAAYLGPDVHAALYRREPAVVRRATADGSRFAGLIRAFILRDPLPATAFADLVGASLAASLIDARLADVDPHGTVRVILDVQPHTIVGINRWVFSDGDASFTGIVPGPDHVVGVGGASLSLLQATPATLTGSVLDLGTGSGVQALGQIGYAEAITATDIHPRALDLAEATFAAAGASDIELLEGPWFEPVAGRRFDRIVANPPFVVGLPNVGHVYRDSGLNLDSASELVVSQAAEYLAEGGTAHLLAAWVHTPESTWEERVASWIPDVGVSAWFLQRDVADPALHVGTWLRDETVDPLSPEGEARTNAWLDHFESHNVTGIGFGFVALRNIGDAPSEVVAESMTQAFSDPLGPEVEEYFLRAQWLRNRGVEDIMSARFFARPGLVKESISRADTEAEVGFVEAALRLTRTDGPRWSHDVDKHVAALVAGLHPQGLSLGETIGLYAMAQGYEEEELMQLALPAFVDLIRRGMIVPVDLAGDEE; this is encoded by the coding sequence GTGACCCGTTCTCCCCTTACACAGCTTGCTCCCGAGCTCGTCCGGGTATTCCAGGACGTCGGTTTCACCGCCGATGGCATAGCGGCATACCTGGGCCCCGACGTCCACGCTGCCCTGTATCGCCGCGAGCCCGCCGTCGTGCGTCGGGCCACGGCGGATGGCTCCCGCTTCGCAGGCCTCATCCGCGCTTTCATCCTCCGCGATCCCCTCCCGGCCACCGCCTTCGCGGATCTGGTGGGCGCGAGCCTGGCAGCTTCGCTTATCGACGCCCGCCTGGCAGACGTCGACCCTCACGGTACAGTTCGAGTCATCTTGGATGTCCAGCCCCACACCATCGTCGGCATCAACCGGTGGGTCTTTTCCGATGGCGACGCCTCCTTTACAGGCATTGTCCCCGGCCCGGACCATGTTGTCGGCGTCGGCGGGGCTAGCTTGTCGCTTTTACAAGCCACACCCGCCACCCTCACCGGATCGGTCCTGGATCTGGGCACGGGCTCGGGTGTGCAAGCACTTGGGCAGATCGGTTACGCCGAGGCAATTACCGCCACCGATATCCATCCCCGCGCTCTTGACCTCGCCGAGGCAACGTTCGCCGCGGCCGGAGCCAGCGACATCGAACTACTGGAGGGGCCCTGGTTCGAGCCGGTGGCGGGCCGCAGATTCGACCGGATCGTGGCCAACCCGCCCTTCGTGGTCGGACTCCCGAACGTGGGTCACGTCTACCGGGACTCTGGGCTAAACCTCGACTCCGCCAGTGAACTCGTCGTATCTCAAGCAGCCGAGTATCTAGCCGAGGGAGGGACGGCACACCTTTTGGCGGCGTGGGTGCATACCCCAGAATCCACGTGGGAGGAACGGGTCGCCTCGTGGATACCGGACGTCGGAGTGTCGGCGTGGTTCCTCCAAAGAGACGTCGCCGATCCCGCACTGCATGTAGGGACGTGGCTGCGTGATGAGACAGTCGATCCCTTGTCACCGGAGGGTGAGGCTCGCACCAACGCGTGGCTCGATCACTTCGAGTCCCACAACGTCACCGGCATCGGATTTGGCTTCGTGGCCCTGCGCAACATCGGCGATGCCCCTTCCGAGGTCGTCGCCGAATCAATGACTCAGGCGTTCAGCGATCCCCTCGGCCCGGAAGTCGAAGAGTACTTTCTGCGCGCTCAGTGGTTGCGGAACCGCGGAGTCGAGGACATCATGTCTGCTCGCTTCTTTGCCCGGCCCGGCCTTGTCAAGGAGAGCATTTCCAGGGCAGACACTGAAGCAGAGGTCGGTTTCGTGGAGGCTGCTTTGCGGCTGACCAGGACGGACGGCCCGCGGTGGAGTCACGACGTCGATAAGCATGTTGCTGCCCTGGTGGCCGGGCTGCACCCGCAGGGTCTCAGCTTAGGCGAGACGATCGGACTGTATGCGATGGCGCAGGGTTATGAGGAGGAAGAGCTCATGCAGCTGGCCCTG
- a CDS encoding DUF3039 domain-containing protein, with translation MMVGVRTSTKTIERPDVTEDTQLDDGTPKFFHYVKKNQIVDSAVSGKMVVALCGETFPVTKSAKPGSPVCPDCERIYQGLRKK, from the coding sequence ATGATGGTGGGCGTGAGAACTAGTACGAAGACCATCGAACGCCCCGACGTCACCGAAGACACGCAGCTCGACGACGGAACCCCGAAGTTCTTCCACTATGTCAAGAAGAACCAGATCGTCGATTCCGCTGTGAGCGGGAAAATGGTCGTCGCCCTGTGCGGCGAGACCTTCCCGGTGACCAAGTCTGCCAAGCCCGGTTCCCCCGTCTGCCCCGACTGCGAACGGATCTACCAGGGCCTGCGCAAGAAGTGA
- a CDS encoding DUF3099 domain-containing protein: MNQHTFDDEPDDGQPQRRPRRFGRRNAQLITDARRSPEQDRRHRERAYSWLQLSRLPFLLLSAASYLWWENWWISGVLFLISVPLPWIAVVIANGHGEPRDKRTAQVYKPAAAREYYAQLEARRREAVEAPSPPALPPATAPDVIDHDESSEGHHP; the protein is encoded by the coding sequence ATGAATCAGCACACCTTCGACGACGAGCCCGATGATGGGCAGCCACAACGTCGTCCGCGGAGATTTGGGCGGCGTAACGCCCAGCTGATTACTGATGCCCGGCGTTCTCCCGAGCAAGATCGCCGCCATCGCGAGCGGGCGTATTCCTGGCTGCAGCTCTCCCGACTCCCCTTTCTGTTGCTCAGTGCGGCCTCGTACCTGTGGTGGGAAAACTGGTGGATCTCGGGTGTGTTGTTTCTCATTTCAGTACCGCTACCGTGGATAGCGGTGGTCATTGCCAATGGGCATGGGGAGCCGAGGGATAAGCGCACCGCTCAGGTGTATAAGCCGGCCGCTGCGCGCGAGTACTACGCGCAGTTGGAGGCGCGGCGTCGAGAAGCAGTGGAAGCCCCCTCTCCCCCGGCACTGCCGCCGGCGACCGCTCCTGACGTTATTGACCACGATGAATCTTCGGAAGGCCACCACCCGTGA